In uncultured Bacteroides sp., the following proteins share a genomic window:
- a CDS encoding S28 family serine protease, whose amino-acid sequence MRKQESRFMLFLLLLLFPLLLNAAQGDLKSKLAALPGVSEVEPLKSTQYSEKYTMMFEHPLDYKNPQAGKFLQRVIVGHAGYDRPTVIVTEGYWGDYATRENYVEELSKLLNTNVVFVEYRYFGKSMPNPCNWDYLTVENSLNDLHQVRNALKSIYPGKWISTGISKGGQTTLFYRTYFPNDVDISVPYVAPLNRSVEDGRHQPFIENKVSTTQNRQKVKEFQLELLKRKAELMPLFRKHCEEKKYAFRASEEDIFDYCVMEYAFGLWQWGTPMDKIPALTASNEEIFNHFIAMIEPDYFSKQTPYTSFNVQAAHELGYYGYDMKPFRKYMSLKTTKDYLRRLMLPDELRNVRFDKTLYNNTMKFLKKNDPKMIFIYGGIDPWGASGCTWIKGKQNIKVYVQPDGSHRTRIGTMKPEVQKEIIDRLKRWLGE is encoded by the coding sequence ATGAGAAAACAAGAATCCCGTTTCATGTTATTCCTGCTGTTGCTGCTGTTCCCGTTGTTACTGAACGCTGCGCAAGGAGACCTGAAAAGTAAGTTGGCGGCACTGCCCGGAGTAAGCGAAGTGGAGCCTTTGAAAAGTACGCAATACAGTGAAAAATATACTATGATGTTTGAACATCCACTGGATTATAAGAATCCTCAGGCAGGTAAATTCCTTCAGCGGGTAATTGTAGGTCATGCGGGTTACGACCGTCCTACGGTAATTGTTACCGAGGGTTACTGGGGCGATTATGCAACCCGTGAAAACTATGTTGAAGAACTCTCAAAATTATTGAATACAAATGTTGTATTCGTGGAATACCGTTATTTTGGAAAATCCATGCCCAATCCCTGTAACTGGGATTACCTGACGGTAGAAAATTCACTCAATGACCTTCATCAGGTGCGCAATGCGCTGAAAAGTATCTATCCAGGCAAATGGATATCCACAGGTATAAGCAAAGGTGGGCAGACCACACTTTTTTATCGTACCTATTTCCCTAATGATGTGGATATATCTGTTCCGTATGTTGCTCCCCTTAATCGTTCTGTGGAAGATGGTCGTCACCAGCCGTTTATTGAGAATAAAGTCTCCACAACCCAGAATCGTCAGAAAGTAAAAGAGTTTCAATTAGAACTTCTGAAACGCAAGGCAGAGTTGATGCCACTGTTTCGTAAACATTGCGAAGAAAAGAAGTATGCTTTCAGAGCTTCCGAGGAAGATATATTCGATTATTGTGTGATGGAATATGCATTTGGTCTGTGGCAATGGGGCACACCAATGGATAAAATTCCTGCGCTTACTGCCAGTAATGAGGAAATCTTCAATCATTTCATTGCAATGATTGAACCCGATTATTTCTCAAAACAAACACCATATACATCTTTTAATGTACAGGCTGCTCACGAATTAGGTTATTACGGTTATGACATGAAACCTTTTCGTAAATACATGTCTTTGAAGACTACTAAAGATTATCTTCGTCGCCTGATGTTACCGGACGAATTAAGAAATGTTCGTTTTGATAAGACTTTATATAACAACACGATGAAGTTCCTGAAAAAGAACGATCCTAAGATGATCTTTATCTATGGAGGAATTGATCCGTGGGGTGCTTCCGGTTGTACGTGGATTAAAGGCAAGCAGAATATAAAAGTTTACGTTCAGCCAGACGGCTCTCACAGAACACGCATCGGCACAATGAAACCCGAAGTTCAGAAGGAGATTATTGACAGACTAAAACGTTGGTTAGGCGAATAG
- a CDS encoding Gfo/Idh/MocA family oxidoreductase, whose protein sequence is MKQINTALLSFGMSGRVFHAPFINLHKGFHLAGSWERSKKQIQEFYPGTHSYDSFEAILNDDSIDLVVVNTPVYSHFEYAAKALKAGKHVVVEKAFTSTVSEAEELKAIALEQNRQIAVFQNRRWDSDLRTVKQVIDSGVLGEINEMEIHFDRFNLNLSPKKHKEEPNPGAGIMRDLGPHVIDQALYLFGMPEAVFADLRVTRPDSTVEDCFDILLYYPSFRVRIKGGYIVKEALPAYIVHGTKGSFLKSRADVQEADLQKGLTPGAPDWGTEPEEEQGLINYDKDGTTTREKIKTLQGNYMEFYNGVYNSLTQNKPMPVTVDDGIRVMKIIEAAFQSSEARRAITVID, encoded by the coding sequence ATGAAACAAATCAACACTGCCCTACTATCTTTCGGCATGAGCGGAAGAGTGTTTCACGCACCTTTTATAAATCTGCATAAAGGTTTTCACCTTGCCGGTTCATGGGAGAGAAGCAAAAAACAAATTCAGGAGTTTTATCCCGGAACACATTCTTATGATTCTTTTGAAGCTATATTGAATGACGATTCTATTGATCTGGTTGTGGTAAATACACCTGTATATTCTCATTTTGAATATGCGGCAAAAGCTTTGAAAGCGGGCAAGCATGTGGTTGTTGAGAAAGCTTTTACATCTACAGTTTCAGAAGCAGAAGAGCTTAAAGCTATCGCTTTGGAGCAGAACAGGCAGATTGCCGTTTTCCAGAATAGAAGATGGGACAGCGATCTCAGAACCGTAAAGCAGGTGATTGATAGTGGTGTTCTTGGCGAGATTAATGAGATGGAAATTCATTTCGACCGCTTTAATCTGAATTTAAGTCCGAAGAAGCATAAAGAAGAACCTAATCCCGGAGCAGGAATAATGAGGGACTTAGGACCTCATGTTATTGATCAGGCTTTGTATCTGTTTGGTATGCCGGAGGCTGTCTTTGCGGATTTACGTGTTACACGACCAGATTCGACCGTTGAAGATTGCTTCGATATTCTTCTTTATTACCCCTCTTTCAGAGTCAGAATAAAAGGTGGATATATTGTGAAGGAAGCTCTGCCCGCTTACATAGTTCACGGCACAAAAGGCTCTTTCCTGAAATCTCGTGCCGATGTGCAGGAAGCTGATCTGCAGAAAGGACTTACTCCTGGTGCGCCTGACTGGGGAACTGAACCCGAAGAAGAGCAAGGTCTTATCAACTACGATAAAGATGGAACAACCACCCGTGAAAAGATAAAGACACTGCAAGGCAACTATATGGAATTCTATAACGGAGTATATAATTCTCTTACGCAAAACAAGCCCATGCCGGTTACTGTAGATGATGGCATTCGTGTTATGAAAATAATTGAAGCTGCTTTCCAGAGCAGTGAAGCAAGAAGAGCAATAACTGTCATTGACTGA
- a CDS encoding flavodoxin domain-containing protein, producing the protein MKLSIIYFSKSGHTKEMAEIIANGMKSIPDIEVGIFDLDHIDDDFLAESKAVVFGTPTYYANTCWQIKKWFDESRNYKLEGKIGAVFATADYAQGGADTAILTIINHLMVKGMLVYSGGSALGHPYIHLGAVALKENFEQSKPMFEVFGQRIATKAVELFASSKI; encoded by the coding sequence ATGAAACTATCAATAATATATTTCAGCAAAAGCGGCCATACAAAAGAGATGGCAGAGATTATTGCCAACGGCATGAAAAGTATTCCTGATATTGAAGTAGGAATTTTCGATTTAGATCATATTGACGATGATTTTCTGGCAGAAAGTAAAGCGGTAGTGTTTGGCACACCAACCTACTATGCTAATACCTGCTGGCAGATAAAGAAATGGTTCGATGAATCAAGGAACTACAAACTGGAAGGAAAGATTGGTGCTGTATTTGCTACAGCAGATTATGCTCAGGGAGGTGCGGATACTGCTATTCTGACTATTATAAACCATTTAATGGTGAAAGGTATGCTGGTATATTCAGGTGGCTCGGCTCTTGGTCATCCTTATATTCACTTAGGTGCAGTAGCTTTGAAAGAGAATTTTGAGCAGAGCAAACCAATGTTCGAGGTATTTGGACAGCGTATCGCAACCAAAGCCGTTGAATTATTTGCTTCTTCGAAGATATAA